One region of Ptiloglossa arizonensis isolate GNS036 chromosome 8, iyPtiAriz1_principal, whole genome shotgun sequence genomic DNA includes:
- the LOC143150547 gene encoding rap guanine nucleotide exchange factor 2 isoform X14: MDALGMYQFSQGLTSRPELYQKSNRSSHSSDTSSAYSGSDTMTSVQSSLDADADEVDLSGLVESIVDSDEEEDLAESMDSLTVRDPVRECLEKDPMERTEDDIETLLEFTQQLKAFTNMTLAVRRALCAVMVFAVVERAGMIVLNDGEELDSWSVLINGAVEIEHSNGEIEQLHLGDSFGILPTMERLLHRGVMRTKCDDCQFVCVTQADYFRIQHQGEENTRRHEENGRVILVTELRGALDGGARRGHVVIRGTPERLMLQLIEENSITDPTYIEDFLLTHRTFIDSPLFVASQLLEWFDQAQVRDRVARVVLLWVNNHFTDFETDPAMMEFLEAFEAGLEREKMQGQQRLLNIACAAKARTRNVTLARPTRDEVLHFSIVGGYERGFGIFISKVDKKSKAEDVGLKRGDQILEVNGQSFEHVNHARALEILRGSTHLSITVKSNLLAFKEMLQMPDDSSKPRGRANKPEISRLQTDARARLSTHVDPITPVNALNPLVGGVPLLIPDSNVSPCKDAKKEHKGFMTLGPKRRLQKALMKMNILPKNTINDGVHVDDSLAPPHTPPGTGHSQTTTNLYHSKSNPDLTSLYCYDDLRAPDYPEHVLKVYKADQTCKYLLIHKETTAHEVVMLALQEFGITESSSNFSLAEVSVGEGGMIKQRRLPDQLQNLAERIGLSSRYYLKTNGISETLVADEQAPELIRESQVHFLQLNAVEVAIQLTLQDFSIFRQIESTEYVDDLFELKSRYGVPMLRQFAELVNREMFWVVTEVCSEHNLVRRSKIIKQFIKIARQCKECKNFNSMFAIVSGLGHGAVSRLRASWEKLSSKYQRLFSDLQELMDPSRNMSKYRQLVASEQTQPPIIPFYPVVKKDLTFIHLGNDSRVEGLVNFEKLRMIAKEVRTLTNMCSSPYDLSIMLERGGQPPSSAMVALNQMTTGNQVLHCPGGQTATVKRRKKSTAAPNPKKMFEEAQMVRRVKAYLANMKVITDEERLHGLSVDCEPHAGAVAVAAAVPLSASRGRRHPSPTLSTTSSASSTSEGRKSIQGTKFGAASPQAVRKILALSDPHKTRPYQPKHCPPPLPVPGLALHSSGLEPSPGAPRRVGSGSRVPMHERSHSDTPSSLPPPVDLSAESSSVTSLSNLQPLRKTLTSGSVTSSDSGHSTQLDSHSGSSVEAGGSPPPPQRRHSAMQGSVLRGGAPPFPHAVAVLPPLPANHNQNHNHNHHHHHHHHHQHYYDHHHHQPQNPQGTTGLGVGVGLGVPAGLPPQGAGATIMTTMTTVTTMTSMTTMRPGAVGSSQCRQPPAYKVAAQMARLHRLGRAHSHEGVTYRTEHEDDDEDAQVSAV, translated from the exons ATGGACGCGTTGGGCATGTACCAA ttTTCTCAAGGCCTGACTAGCAGGCCAGAGCTGTACCAAAAGTCCAATAGAAGCAGCCATTCGAGTGACACCAGTTCGGCGTACAGTGGTTCGGACACAATGACATCTGTGCAAAGTTCAttggacgcggacgcggacgaggTTGATCTTTCGGGGCTCGTCGAATCCATAGTGGATAGCGACGAAGAGGAAGATCTTGCAGAGAGCATGGAC AGTCTGACAGTCCGTGATCCTGTCAGAGAATGTTTAGAAAAAGATCCTATGGAAAGAACAGAGGACGATATAGAAACATTGTTAGAATTCACGCAACAATTGAAGGCCTTTACAAATATGACTCTGGCAGTGAGAAGAGCGCTGTGCGCTGTGATGGTGTTTGCGGTGGTTGAACGTGCCGGTATGATAGTTTTAAACGATGGCGAAGAATTGGACAGTTGGAGTGTGCTTATCAATGGTGCTGTCGAAATCGAGCATAGTAATGGAGAAATTGAACAACTGCACCTTGGTGATAGTTTTGGAATCTTGCCCACTATGGAAAGACTTTTGCATAGAGGTGTCATGAGGACAAA ATGCGATGACTGCCAGTTTGTATGTGTCACGCAAGCAGACTATTTTAGAATTCAACATCAAGGTGAAGAAAATACTAGGAGGCACGAAGAAAATGGAAGAGTGATTCTAGTAACAGAGTTAAGGGGTGCTTTGGATGGAGGAGCGCGCAGGGGTCATGTCGTTATTCGTGGAACTCCTGAACGTTTAATGTTACAACTTATCGAAGAAAACAGTATTACCGATCCCACATATATAGAAGATTTCTTATTAACCCATCGAACATTTATCGATAGTCCTTTATTCGTTGCGAGTCAATTGTTAGAGTGGTTCGACCAAGCACAAGTCAGAGACAGAGTTGCTCGAGTGGTACTTCTCTGGGTAAATAATCATTTTACGGACTTTGAAACCGATCCAGCCATGATGGAATTTTTAGAAGCATTCGAAGCTGGTTTGGAAAGAGAGAAAATGCAAGGACAACAAAG ATTATTAAACATTGCTTGCGCGGCAAAAGCGAGAACGCGGAATGTAACGTTAGCGAGGCCCACTAGGGACGAGGTCCTGCATTTTAGTATTGTAGGTGGTTACGAAAGAGGTTTTGGCATCTTCATTTCAAAAGTTGATAAAAAGTCAAAGGCTGAAGATGTCGGTTTAAAACGGGGTGATCAAATTTTAGAAGTAAATGGTCAAAGTTTTGAGCACGTGAATCATGCCAGAGCTCTTGAAATTTTAAGAGGATCCACTCATCTCAGTATAACTGTCAAATCAAATTTACTTG CGTttaaagaaatgcttcagaTGCCAGACGATTCATCGAAGCCGCGAGGAAGAGCAAACAAACCCGAAATTTCAAGACTTCAAACCGATGCACGTGCAAGGTTGTCCACGCATGTGGACCCAATAACCCCCGTAAATGCGCTAAACCCACTAGTGGGTGGTGTTCCACTGTTAATTCCTGATTCCAATGTCTCCCCCTGTAAAGATGCTAAAAAGGAACATAAAGGATTTATGACGCTTGGACCGAAAAGGAGATTACAAAAAGCTCTCATGAAAATGAACATACTGCCAAAGAATACCATTAA CGACGGTGTACACGTAGACGATTCTCTCGCACCTCCTCATACACCACCGGGAACAGGACATTCACAGACCACCACTAACCTTTATCACTCCAAAAGTAATCCTGACCTTACATCGTTATATTGTTACGATGACTTACGGGCGCCTGATTATCCTGAACACGTTTTGAAAGTTTATAAAGCTGATCAAACTTGTAAATACCTTCTTATTCACAAAGAAACAACGGCACACGAG GTGGTAATGCTTGCTCTTCAGGAGTTCGGTATAACGGAGAGCAGCTCGAACTTCTCTTTAGCTGAAGTTAGCGTTGGAGAAGGGGGTATGATTAAGCAACGAAGGTTACCCGATCAGTTACAGAATCTCGCAGAAAGAATCGGTTTAAGTTCtcgatattatttaaaaaccAACGGTATCTCGGAGACCCTCGTAGCCGATGAACAAGCGCCTGAACTCATTCGTGAATCTCAGGTTCATTTCTTACAGCTGAACGCTGTGGAAGTTGCTATTCAGCTGACTTTACAAGATTTTAGTATATTCAG GCAAATTGAATCTACGGAGTACGTGGatgatttattcgaattaaaaagtAGATACGGAGTACCTATGCTCAGACAATTTGCAGAACTAGTCAACAGAGAAATGTTTTGGGTTGTAACAGAAGTTTGTTCTGAACACAACCTTGTTCGAcgtagtaaaataataaaacaattcaTAAAAATAGCTC GCCAATGTAAGGAGTGCAAAAATTTCAACTCCATGTTTGCAATTGTATCTGGTTTGGGCCACGGAGCTGTGTCAAGATTACGAGCTTCCTGGGAAAAATTGTCAAGTAAATATCAGAGGCTATTCAGCGATTTACAGGAACTAATGGATCCTAGCCGTAACATGAGCAAGTATCGACAATTAGTGGCGTCTGAACAAACACAACCTCCCATA ATTCCATTTTATCCCGTGGTAAAGAAAGACTTGACGTTCATACATCTCGGTAACGATTCGAGAGTAGAGGGGTTGGTGAACTTCGAGAAGCTGAGAATGATCGCGAAGGAAGTAAGAACGTTAACGAACATGTGTTCTTCGCCTTACGATTTATCGATAATGTTAGAAAGAGGCGGTCAGCCACCTAGTTCTGCCATGGTCGCGTTAAATCAAATGACCACTGGCAACCaag tattacattgtccAGGAGGACAGACTGCAACTGTGAAAAGGCGGAAAAAATCTACCGCTGCGCCCAACCCAAAGAAGATGTTCGAGGAAGCGCAGATGGTTAGAAGAGTGAAAGCGTACCTCGCGAATATGAAAGTGATAACGGACGAGGAACGATTACACGGTCTTTCGGTGGACTGCGAACCTCATGCAGGAGCTGTTGCAGTAGCTGCAGCGGTACCGCTTAGCGCAAGTAGAGGAAGAAGGCATCCTTCTCCCACGTTGTCGACCACGAGTAGCGCCAGCAGCACCAGTGAAGGTAGAAAGAGTATACAAg GTACAAAGTTCGGAGCAGCCTCGCCACAGGCAGTGAGAAAAATATTGGCGCTCTCCGACCCCCATAAAACACGTCCGTACCAACCTAAACACTGTCCACCACCACTTCCAGTACCAGGATTAGCTTTGCATTCCAGCGGACTGGAGCCTAGTCCTGGTGCACCTAGGAGAGTAGGATCTGGTAGCAGAGTTCCTATGCATGAGAGATCCCATAGCGATACTCCTTCCAGTTTACCACCACCCGTTGATCTCAGCGCTGAAAGTAGTAGCGTGACCAGCTTGAGCAATCTTCAGCCGTTAAGAAAAACGTTGACCAGCG GTTCGGTGACGAGCAGTGACAGTGGTCACAGTACACAGCTGGACAGCCACAGTGGAAGCAGTGTGGAAGCCGGTGGCAGTCCACCGCCACCTCAAAGACGGCACTCCGCCATGCAAG GGTCTGTTTTGAGAGGTGGTGCACCTCCGTTCCCTCACGCGGTAGCAGTGTTACCTCCGCTTCCTGCCAACCACAACCAGAATCACAACCAcaatcatcatcatcaccaccaccaccaccaccaacatTATTACGATCATCACCATCACCAACCCCAAAATCCTCAAG GTACTACGGGATTAGGAGTAGGCGTGGGTCTCGGAGTACCGGCGGGACTACCACCCCAGGGAGCCGGCGCGACGATtatgacgacgatgacgaccgtGACTACCATGACGTCGATGACGACGATGCGTCCAGGAGCTGTCGGTAGCTCACAGTGCCGTCAACCGCCTGCGTACAAAGTCGCTGCACAGATGGCGAGGTTGCACAGGCTTGGCCGTGCTCACAGCCACGAGGGTGTTACCTACAGGACCGAGCACGAAGATG aCGATGAGGACGCCCAAGTGTCGGCGGTTTAA